The Granulicella arctica region ACTCGGATAGGCCAACACTGTCGTGTCGACAGAGGTGAGCCACCACAGTGTGCTGAAAGACAGTGAGGAAATGCGGCTCCCACGTATGCTGTTCGCCCGGCTCGCGCAATTGTGTCTCGGTGAATTCCGTAACGTCGTACTGCCAGCCCGATTTTCCATCCTGCTGAACTGCGCGGCAACCGAGGAGCAGCGCAAGCTTCTCGATTCCCAAATCTTGGTCGAACCATTCCGGCATTTCGGTACGTTCCGACAATCGCGTCCAAATGATCTCCAATACGAAGATCAACGGGTTCTCGTGCGAGGACGCAAAGATTGGCCACCAGGTCTCATACTGCCTGCCGGAGTAGGGCTGGCCATTCATCTTGAGTAGGCTGTACTGGCCGGACACGATCAAACTCGGAAGCATGACCGGGCTCATACCGGCTTTACCTATATTTTTTTTAAGAAACCCGATGAAGCCATCGCGTAACGGCTTCTCGGACCGAAATCCGGAATAACTAAGGGCCACTCGGATGGGAGACACAAGTTCTACCGTCAAAGCGCGGTAGATCATCTCGATGTCGAAAGGTAACGTCGGAAGCTGTTCCCGAGGCGGCGGTGGAAAGCCCACAATCATCTTGAAGGCATGCTCGGCCGACTCTACGTTTACCTTCCCGTGTGGTGCTCGTACGAAGTCGTCCCAATGCAAGTCCAGGACCTTTCGCAAGTGGACGTGCGAACCCGCCAACTCGGCAGAAAACAGGTTCTTTTTGACCTCGAAAACAGCTATCACGTCCCTCACTTGCCAAGTGAATAGGTCTGTGTGAGGTAGACGTGTTCCAGTTCCAGAGACCAGCATGCAGTCGATCTGGCCGCTCATTTCTCCGGAGCTGCTTTGAATGAACCAGACGCCATCGTGAGGTCGAGTCCATCTGGGAGCAGCCTACTTAGGAGCTCAGACGTGAGCCCTTCATACAGAAGTCCTATCGTAGGAGCATGCGGAATTCCAGCTTTCTCTATTTCCGCAGACTCCTGCGCAATCAGTTTCTGCAACAGGTCAGCAAAAGTCCGGATCATGGTTCTCCGTCGGCCTCACTCATCTTCCGAGCGTGATTCATCCAAGTCTCATTGCTAATCAAGGTCGAATGAGTCACCTTAAGTCTTTGAACAGTGACGATGCTTTCAGGAACGTTTTGACTGAGGTGGCGACCGAGTTGGGCATCCACGGACTGAGATAGATTCGGTCGATGCAGTCGAGGGAAATCTTTTGTTCGAAGACTGTCACTTCCTCGAGCTGGCGTTCGTACAACAACCGGTACTCACATTCAGGAGAGAAAGGAAACCGCTTAAGGAAAGGCATCTGGCTTGCGCCATGAACATGCTTTCCGAGATCATTTATCTTGACGTACTCGACCCGGCCGTGGCGGATATCTGGGTTAGCGTTCAGCGCCGTCAGCAGTCGTTCGCGTTTGAAGGCGATACTGACGCCACTCGGTCCATGCGCGAAGGTATACCAATGATGATATGTTTCTGGCGCCTCAGAAAGGCACACTGCGAGTACAGTCCTAATCTCCTGGACCGATTGGTATTGCTGGATGAAGAACGCGTCCTGCCGGTCATCCCACGTTTCCGGAGAAAGGAAAGTGAGACACGAATGCTGCACCATGTGAAGAAGTGCAGGCAGATGCGTATACCGTCTCAGAATCGTATCGAGGTAGTCCACTGGGCTCCGAGTTGTTATTGCTCCCACTGAGACTTGGAGCTGCAATCTAGGTTACGTCAGAGGCATGCCCTTTGCTAGGACACTCGCTCAAGTGCAGTGGTTTGTGACTGCGCTCTCTTCCGCTCGTCGGCAGAGCGACGCACTGATTCCATAACGATAGATGGATCGAAAAAGCTATAAAGTTGCGTAGCGAATTCTTCGTTGTTCACTTCTATCTCCAAGAGCACGGGCCTGTTGGAATTAATCCCTCAGGTCTCGAATAGCGTGTTAGACATCGGGATGATCGTCGTCTAATTTGTTCTGTCCATCCGCATAGACGCGCCAAGAACATGTGATCCGATCCCGGGTCTCCCTTGATTTACGCTAAATCGCCAATGCACATTTCGAGTTTCTGGAAACGTGCGTTGGCCTATTGTCGCCAACTGAGGACGGGATTGGTGGCGATGAGTCGACTTCTAGCGACTTCCCGTACTGAGTATTCTGTTTTAGACCGAGCTGGAGTCGTCCATGATCTATTCTCAAAATGTGTAGGAGTCGAAGATGGACAGTCCTGTTGTTTGGTTTCCCCAGATATGTGAGGCTACCTGTGAGATGCCTCGCCTCGCCGCCCTGGACGTTCTTGATTCTCTGAGTGACGAGGCGTTTTCGAAGGAGTATGCAGCGCGGTCGATGCCTTTTCTATTGCGGCTGGGTTCGCCAACGTTCGCTGAAGCAGAGATCCTGGGTCTGCTGCAAGGGGCCTACGGCGATCAGACCGTAAACGTCCGTTTCGGCAATATGGCAGATCCGGGTAGCTACCTGAATCGCCGCGAAGAAGAGATGCCCCTAAGAAATTTCATTGGGGAACACTTCATGCAGGTAAACGATGCCGGGACGGCCTATGCCGCCGGCACCGTGATACCCGTCGAGATGGCGCGCGATCTCGGGGTCCCTTTTCCGATGTTCTACCCTGAGTATTTCTTCAATGCGCCACGGATGTGGATGGGTAAGGAGGGAACGGTGACTGCCCTGCACAAGGACATCCCGGACAACTTCTCGTTCGCATACTTCGGTGCCAAAGAATGGCTCCTCTATCCGCCAGCCGATTTTCCTTATCTATACATGATTCATCCGAACCCGAAGGCACTTCCAGAATTCGGGGTCAGCATGGTTAACGCAAAGTCTCCGGATGCAATGCGCTTCCCGGAGTTCTCGAAGGCTACACCGATCTCCATCACGCAGCGTGCCGGCGACCTGCTCTATGTGCCTGCGGGGTGGAGTCATTTCGTGGAGAACCACGAAGACTCTCTGATGATCAATTTCTGGTTAAGACGCGGAAGATCCCCCGCAGTGTTAGGCAGGGACCGATGACAGGAGTTGACTCCATTATCCTGTCCTTGTTTCGTTGCATGTGCCAGGGTTAGATCTTATTTCTCGAGCAATCCTCTTTCTCATTTGGCGGTCGCTGGTGATAAACCGACTTGTCAGGACTGGCGCCACGAAGACCTTCAGTGTCGTCCTACAGTCGATTCGCGGAGCGCCAACGCGCTGGATGAGCGAGTCGGCCTGCACTCAGCTCCTGTTGTTTCCCCAATGGGAATGTGTCATTCTCCTGTTGGTAGCCAAAATGTCAGATGTGGTGAGGCCAAACGTTCATGAAGACCAAGAAGGATGTGCAATCGGGGACGCTGGCCCTGATGGTGCTGAAAACGCTTGACGTGCTCGGACCCCAGCACGGGTACGGCATTGCCCGGCGGATCGAGCAGATCAGCGGCGACAAGCTCTTCGTTAATCAGGGCACTCTCTACCCGGTACTGCTGAGGCTGGAACAGGAGGGTGCGGTTGAGTCGGATTGGGGATCTTCTGAGAACAACCGCCGCGCCCGCTTTTATCGTCTGACGCGCGCGGGGCACAAGCTCCTCGAAGCCGAGAAGCGCGATTGGGAGCAAACCACGGCGATCATCACACGGTTCTTTGAAGTGAAAGCCGAGGATCTGGCATGAAGACTCTCAATCGATTCCTGATCCGTATGCGCAATCTTGTCACTGGCCGGCGCGGCGATCAAAGGCTGCGTGAAGAGTTCGAAGACTACGTGGCGCGCGAGGCGGAAGCCAATATACAAGCCGGAATGAGCGAGGAAGGGGCGCGGCGGCATGCGCGGATGAAGCTTGGCGCCCAGGAGGCGATTCGAGAGCAGTACCACGCAGAGGAGGGGTTCCCCTTGCTGGAATGTCTGGTGCAGGACACGCGATTTTCGCTGCGGCAGATGAGGCGTTCGCCAGGATTCACGCTCGTCATAGTGTTGACGATGGCACTGGGGATTGCGGCGACGACAACGATGTTCACCGTGGTGTACTCGACGCTGCTCAGGAACTTGCCTTATCCGCAGTCGGAGAGAATTGTCGCGATTCACGACACACGGATTGCCGGGCGGTCGGCTGGGGGGCTGATGACGGGTCCGCGGTTCTATGACATTGAAGCGCGAAACCGGAGCTTCTCCAGTCTGGCGATCTTTTACTTCGACGAGAGCACCCTGATTGCAGGAAAGAAGTTGCCTACCTATGTGAGGGGAGCTGGAGCGAATGCAGGATTCTGGGGAGTCTTCGACACAGCGCCGATGCTGGGACGGGTATTCGATGCGAGAGACGACGTGCCCCATGGCCCGCAAACAGTGGTGTTAAGCTATCCCGGATGGCAGCGGCTTTTCGGAGGCAACCCGAACATCATCGGAGAACAGGTGAAGCTGGATCAGCAGACGGCGACGATTGTCGGCGTGATGCCGCAAGGTTTTTCTGCGCCGGGAGGCGTGGACCTCTGGCACGCTGCGCAGCTTACTCCGGATAGCTGGGGCAATGATCGGGGCGACGGAGAGCGGGCCT contains the following coding sequences:
- a CDS encoding PadR family transcriptional regulator, which gives rise to MKTKKDVQSGTLALMVLKTLDVLGPQHGYGIARRIEQISGDKLFVNQGTLYPVLLRLEQEGAVESDWGSSENNRRARFYRLTRAGHKLLEAEKRDWEQTTAIITRFFEVKAEDLA
- a CDS encoding cupin-like domain-containing protein; translation: MDSPVVWFPQICEATCEMPRLAALDVLDSLSDEAFSKEYAARSMPFLLRLGSPTFAEAEILGLLQGAYGDQTVNVRFGNMADPGSYLNRREEEMPLRNFIGEHFMQVNDAGTAYAAGTVIPVEMARDLGVPFPMFYPEYFFNAPRMWMGKEGTVTALHKDIPDNFSFAYFGAKEWLLYPPADFPYLYMIHPNPKALPEFGVSMVNAKSPDAMRFPEFSKATPISITQRAGDLLYVPAGWSHFVENHEDSLMINFWLRRGRSPAVLGRDR